In a genomic window of Telopea speciosissima isolate NSW1024214 ecotype Mountain lineage chromosome 5, Tspe_v1, whole genome shotgun sequence:
- the LOC122663373 gene encoding probable WRKY transcription factor protein 1 translates to MCLRPPRKEDCLPKWDNSVVPFPNHDNKKDDEPTSPRVGCMGQIKRDRKLVSGFPINHHRFNNNNNNNNSSSSSNNNSDNKKYFKLNKVFSGKNLNSFLSINLSSSSSSARSSNFSKKQMMMIKGVNRIKSSYDEMDYVSFSVVDLDPPLPVIKPTTTTTMCAVNLWKRRCGGDQTLKSLQLQQINPSSVLGPNTL, encoded by the coding sequence ATGTGTTTGAGACCGCCGAGGAAGGAAGATTGCTTGCCGAAATGGGATAACAGCGTTGTCCCATTCCCCAATCATGACAATAAGAAGGATGACGAGCCAACGTCTCCAAGAGTTGGGTGTATGGGTCAGATCAAGCGCGACAGGAAGCTGGTTTCTGGGTTCCCAATCAACCACCATagattcaacaacaacaacaacaacaacaacagcagcagcagtagtaatAACAACAGTGACAAcaagaagtacttcaagctcAATAAAGTCTTTTCAGGCAAGAATCTCAATAGTTTCTTAAGCATCAAtctcagtagtagtagtagtagtgctCGCAGTAGCAATTTTAGCAAGAAACAGATGATGATGATCAAGGGTGTCAATAGGATCAAATCATCCTATGATGAGATGGATTATGTTTCATTCAGTGTCGTCGATTTGGATCCCCCTTTACCGGTCATTAAGCCGACGACGACTACGACGATGTGTGCAGTTAATCTATGGAAAAGGAGATGTGGGGGTGATCAGACCTTGAAGTCTTTACAGCTTCAACAAATAAACCCTTCTTCTGTTCTTGGACCCAACACCCTCTGA
- the LOC122662211 gene encoding vacuolar protein sorting-associated protein 9A-like — protein sequence MENADVFGSSTAPLTWHDFLERMRHPSAVDFVKSIKSFIVSFSNNPPDPEKDSSAVQEFLSNMEGAFRAHLLWDGCSEEELESAGEGLEKYVMTRLFTRLFASLPEDVKYDEQLSEKLALLQQFIQPEDLDIKPTFQNETSWLLAQKELQKINTYKAPRDKLVCILNCCKVINNSLLNASIASNENPPGADEFLPVLIYVTIKANPPQLHSNLLYIQRYRSQSRLVSEAAYFFTNMLSTESFVANIDAKSLSMDETEFENNMETARALLSGLSTGTLYESNRDGGHVLREESIELKPQTLNSMNERTISDPKIHHHFPTHPSEHKIVNMEDMDVKDQLSVMEKLSNSDLEKRGATDLGKEDHLSRAFSEYQYLYAQVGDLIVNDVEDLLNCYKQLVFKYVSLSKGLGVATSSFPEPISQTETQSPAETEEDMSNGREKQ from the exons ATGGAGAACGCAGACGTTTTTGGCTCATCAACGGCGCCACTCACCTGGCATGATTTTTTGGAGCGGATGCGACATCCTTCTGCAGTCGATTTCGTCAAATCCATCAAGAG CTTCATTgtgtcattttcaaacaatccaCCTGATCCGGAAAAGGATAGTTCTGCTGTACAGGAGTTCCTTTCCAACATGGAAGGGGCTTTCAGGGCTCATTTGCTTTGGGATGGTTGCTCAGAGGAGGAGCTGGAGAGTGCTGGTGAA GGCCTGGAAAAGTATGTCATGACAAGATTATTTACCCGTTTATTTGCATCACTTCCAGAAGATGTAAAATACGACGAGCAACTTTCTGAGAAGTTGGCTTTATTACAACAGTTCATTCAGCCAGAAGATTTGGATATCAAGCCAACTTTCCAAAATGAAACATCATGGCTG CTTGCACAGAAAGAACTTCAAAAGATTAATACATATAAGGCTCCAAGGGACAAACTAGTTTGTATTCTCAATTGCTGTAAGGTCATCAACAATTCATTGCTCAATGCGTCTATTGCTTCAAATGAAAATCCTCCAGGTGCTGATGAATTCCTTCCAGTTCTTATTTATGTTACTATAAAG GCAAATCCTCCACAATTGCATTCAAATTTGCTGTATATACAAAGATACAGGAGTCAATCACGCTTAGTCTCAGAAGCAGCCTATTTCTTCACAAATATGCTCTCTACAGAGTCATTTGTTGCAAACATTGATGCAAAATCCCTTTCTATGGATGAAACTGAGTTTGAAAACAACATGGAAACTGCAAGAGCGCTTCTTTCAGGCCTTTCAACTGGTACATTATATGAAAGCAATAGAGATGGGGGGCATGTCCTGAGAGAGGAATCCATAGAGCTCAAACCGCAAACCTTGAATTCTATGAATGAAAGAACCATTTCTGATCCTAAGATACACCATCATTTTCCAACTCATCCGTCTGAACACAAGATTGTGAATATGGAAGATATGGATGTAAAGGATCAGCTGTCGGTAATGGAAAAGTTATCCAACTCAGATTTGGAAAAGAGAGGTGCTACTGATCTTGGGAAGGAGGATCATTTGAGCAGAGCATTCAGCGAATACCAGTACTTGTATGCGCAGGTTGGTGATCTAATAGTCAATGATGTAGAAGACCTGCTGAATTGTTACAAACAACTTGTTTTCAAGTATGTTTCTCTTTCCAAAGGGCTGGGTGTGGCTACTTCATCTTTCCCAGAACCTATTTCCCAAACTGAAACACAAAGCCCTGCTGAAACTGAAGAGGACATGAGCAATGGAAGGGAAAAACAATAG
- the LOC122662750 gene encoding beta-1,3-galactosyltransferase 7-like isoform X1, producing MMKNRNSEKVSKKWILILSVSSFALGMFFTNRVWAPPESDGQIITRRRQEQELKLVSGDCVTKQKLGRQEKDIMGEVYRTHEAIQPVRSLDKTISSLQMELAATRRGQEMGISDSHAIHEGSPKKKKAFVVIGINTAFSSRKRRDSVRETWMPQGEKLLQLEREKGIVIRFMIGHSATSKSILDRAIDMEDAQHKDFLRLEHVEGYHELSAKTKIFFTTAVAIWDAEFYVKVDDDVHVNLGMLAATLARHRAKPRVYMGCMKSGPVLSQKNVKYHEPEYWKFGEDGNKYFRHATGQIYAISKDLARYISINRDILHKYANEDVSLGSWFIGLEVEHIDERNMCCGTPPDCDWKAQAGSVCIASFDWSCSGICKSVEKIKNVHAKCGEGDGAVWSALF from the exons ATGATGAAGAATCGAAACAGTGAGAAGGTATCAAAGAAATGGATTCTCATTCTCTCTGTCTCCAGCTTCGCTCTTGGAATGTTCTTCACAAACAG GGTGTGGGCTCCTCCCGAATCAGATGGTCAGATCATAACTCGTCGACGGCAAGAACAGGAGTTGAAACTTGTTTCTGGGGATTGTGTCACAAAACAG AAGCTTGGACGACAAGAGAAGGATATAATGGGGGAAGTTTACAGGACCCACGAAGCAATTCA GCCGGTTAGATCTTTAGATAAGACTATTTCATCACTTCAAATGGAGCTCGCCGCGACAAGGAGAGGTCAGGAGATGGGAATCAGCGACTCTCATGCAATTCATGAGGGCtcaccgaagaagaagaaggcattTGTGGTCATTGGAATAAACACTGCATTTAGTAGCAGGAAGAGGCGCGATTCGGTCAGAGAGACTTGGATGCCTCAAG GGGAGAAGCTACTTCAACTGGAGCGAGAGAAGGGTATTGTAATACGCTTCATGATCGGGCACAG TGCAACATCCAAAAGCATTTTAGATCGAGCTATTGATATGGAAGATGCACAGCATAAGGACTTTCTGAGGCTG GAACATGTTGAGGGGTATCATGAACTTTCTGCTAAAACAAAAATCTTCTTTACCACTGCTGTTGCAATATGGGATGCTGAATTCTATGTCAAGGTGGATGATGATGTCCATGTCAATTTGG GTATGCTAGCTGCAACTCTTGCCCGTCACCGTGCTAAGCCCAGAGTCTACATGGGCTGTATGAAATCTGGACCTGTTCTTTCTCAAAA GAATGTCAAGTACCATGAGCCAGAATACTggaaatttggggaagatggaaACAAATACTTCCGACATGCTACTGGACAGATATACGCGATTTCAAAAGATCTGGCTAGATATATCTCAATCAACCG GGACATATTGCACAAGTATGCAAATGAAGATGTGTCACTTGGTTCTTGGTTTATTGGTCTTGAAGTTGAGCACATCGATGAACGTAACATGTGCTGTGGGACTCCACCAG ATTGTGACTGGAAGGCACAGGCAGGCAGTGTATGCATTGCCTCATTTGATTGGAGCTGCAGTGGAATTTGCAAATCTGTGGAGAAGATCAAGAATGTTCATGCAAAATGTggtgaaggagatggagctgTTTGGAGTGCTTTATTTTAA
- the LOC122662750 gene encoding beta-1,3-galactosyltransferase 7-like isoform X2 encodes MMKNRNSEKVSKKWILILSVSSFALGMFFTNRVWAPPESDGQIITRRRQEQELKLVSGDCVTKQKLGRQEKDIMGEVYRTHEAIQSLDKTISSLQMELAATRRGQEMGISDSHAIHEGSPKKKKAFVVIGINTAFSSRKRRDSVRETWMPQGEKLLQLEREKGIVIRFMIGHSATSKSILDRAIDMEDAQHKDFLRLEHVEGYHELSAKTKIFFTTAVAIWDAEFYVKVDDDVHVNLGMLAATLARHRAKPRVYMGCMKSGPVLSQKNVKYHEPEYWKFGEDGNKYFRHATGQIYAISKDLARYISINRDILHKYANEDVSLGSWFIGLEVEHIDERNMCCGTPPDCDWKAQAGSVCIASFDWSCSGICKSVEKIKNVHAKCGEGDGAVWSALF; translated from the exons ATGATGAAGAATCGAAACAGTGAGAAGGTATCAAAGAAATGGATTCTCATTCTCTCTGTCTCCAGCTTCGCTCTTGGAATGTTCTTCACAAACAG GGTGTGGGCTCCTCCCGAATCAGATGGTCAGATCATAACTCGTCGACGGCAAGAACAGGAGTTGAAACTTGTTTCTGGGGATTGTGTCACAAAACAG AAGCTTGGACGACAAGAGAAGGATATAATGGGGGAAGTTTACAGGACCCACGAAGCAATTCA ATCTTTAGATAAGACTATTTCATCACTTCAAATGGAGCTCGCCGCGACAAGGAGAGGTCAGGAGATGGGAATCAGCGACTCTCATGCAATTCATGAGGGCtcaccgaagaagaagaaggcattTGTGGTCATTGGAATAAACACTGCATTTAGTAGCAGGAAGAGGCGCGATTCGGTCAGAGAGACTTGGATGCCTCAAG GGGAGAAGCTACTTCAACTGGAGCGAGAGAAGGGTATTGTAATACGCTTCATGATCGGGCACAG TGCAACATCCAAAAGCATTTTAGATCGAGCTATTGATATGGAAGATGCACAGCATAAGGACTTTCTGAGGCTG GAACATGTTGAGGGGTATCATGAACTTTCTGCTAAAACAAAAATCTTCTTTACCACTGCTGTTGCAATATGGGATGCTGAATTCTATGTCAAGGTGGATGATGATGTCCATGTCAATTTGG GTATGCTAGCTGCAACTCTTGCCCGTCACCGTGCTAAGCCCAGAGTCTACATGGGCTGTATGAAATCTGGACCTGTTCTTTCTCAAAA GAATGTCAAGTACCATGAGCCAGAATACTggaaatttggggaagatggaaACAAATACTTCCGACATGCTACTGGACAGATATACGCGATTTCAAAAGATCTGGCTAGATATATCTCAATCAACCG GGACATATTGCACAAGTATGCAAATGAAGATGTGTCACTTGGTTCTTGGTTTATTGGTCTTGAAGTTGAGCACATCGATGAACGTAACATGTGCTGTGGGACTCCACCAG ATTGTGACTGGAAGGCACAGGCAGGCAGTGTATGCATTGCCTCATTTGATTGGAGCTGCAGTGGAATTTGCAAATCTGTGGAGAAGATCAAGAATGTTCATGCAAAATGTggtgaaggagatggagctgTTTGGAGTGCTTTATTTTAA